The Prunus persica cultivar Lovell chromosome G7, Prunus_persica_NCBIv2, whole genome shotgun sequence genome has a segment encoding these proteins:
- the LOC18769344 gene encoding E3 ubiquitin-protein ligase RNF185, protein MASGFGESTSVPPQSPSCSGNNANDVGDFECNICFDLAQDPIITLCGHLFCWPCLYRWLHHHSHSQECPVCKALVQEEKLVPLYGRGKTQTDPRSKSYPGINIPNRPAGQRPQTAPPPETNQFTNYGSGFMGGFVPMATARIGNFTLATAFGGLIPSLLNIHYHGFPDATVYGTTSGFPYGFSSFHGGHAHGFPQPASQRQQVDNVLKNLFLLIGVFVILALICW, encoded by the coding sequence ATGGCAAGTGGTTTTGGGGAATCAACAAGCGTGCCACCTCAAAGCCCGTCTTGCTCGGGCAATAATGCCAATGATGTGGGCGATTTTGAATGCAATATCTGCTTTGACTTAGCCCAAGACCCAATCATAACCCTTTGTGGTCACCTCTTCTGCTGGCCTTGCCTGTACAGATGGCTCCACCATCACTCGCATTCCCAAGAATGCCCGGTTTGCAAGGCCCTCGTACAAGAGGAGAAGTTGGTTCCTCTTTATGGTAGGGGCAAGACGCAAACTGATCCAAGATCAAAGTCATATCCAGGCATCAATATTCCAAATCGCCCAGCTGGGCAGAGGCCTCAAACTGCCCCGCCTCCGGAGACCAATCAGTTTACCAATTATGGCTCTGGATTCATGGGGGGATTTGTACCAATGGCAACTGCGAGGATTGGTAACTTCACATTGGCCACTGCATTTGGTGGTCTGATACCGTCATTGCTTAACATTCATTATCATGGGTTCCCGGATGCTACTGTGTATGGAACAACTTCTGGTTTCCCTTATGGGTTCAGTTCATTTCACGGGGGCCATGCTCACGGATTCCCTCAGCCGGCAAGTCAAAGGCAGCAGGTTGACAATGTTTTGAAGAATCTGTTTTTGTTAATTGGTGTCTTTGTGATCCTTGCGCTGATTTGTTGGTAA